AGCTTTAATGAATTTCTTTCTGTCAGGATCCCTCAGGGGCCAGACtgtcctggacctggacccagctgtgtgtccatgaagagtgaccTGTCTATGCCTCTTATTATATCCTTTAAAGATGGACGCCAGTCTGCTGATCAAAGGTGAGcagaagttacattttaaagtacagTTCATTTGTTATTCATTTTGCAGTAACTGTACTGTCTACTAcaaacataatatatatttaaacttaACTGCAATATATATACTGCTTcattgttattgtgcatttgaCAATACATAACTTTAAAGGTAAAAATATTAAAGGACTCTCAGCTGAAACTCACTGCTCTGACACCACATCTCTTCCTNNNNNNNNNNGATTTgatttaactttattgtccTAACACAGAGGACAGGTACTGAGACTACTAAATGTAGTTTATCTTCTGACCAGGTCCCCAGGCCCTAGATTTGGGGCCAAAGAACATTTTTGGTGGAAATGCAAAATTATGTAATAACAATGCAGACAATGCAATTCTCTGGCTTTCTGACTCAGGTNNNNNNNNNNTAACAGTCTGTatatattggggggggggatcacagGATACCTTACCTCATGATGCAGTACACAGCTCACGACACTAATAATATCACGATACAGCAATTCTGCAATAATCAATATATTGCTGACAATTCTTTCATTACACATCAAGATATCGGTCTAGCAATAAGTTACAAAGGTAGTAGTAGTTATCTTATTAGGTATGGGAGATATTTGTGGAAATGTGTAGTGTTTGTTTTGAAGCTGCTGTGGTACTGTAATTCCtgtaaagtatctatctatctatctatctatctatctaaaaaaGTTCAAACTGTTAGAAAATAGACGACCACTGTTACATAGACACTAGTACGACTATTCCCCAAATGTGATCACCCCACAACAAGCCTGTGGTGCACACTGCACTAAATACAAATTTAATATATACTTTGAAACATGTCTAAATTAAATATTGATAACAGATCATACCAAAGTTAACAAGAACTTCCTGGATACAACTATACTGTACAGTAGGTGGATTACACCACTGACAGGTTTGGTCTCAGTGTGTTGGGGGTGCAGTGCAGAANNNNNNNNNNNNNNNNNNNNTTGTGTTTCTATCAGGGGGAATCTGGAAGaacctggacccagctgtgtgtccatgaagagtgactgGTCTATGGATGAACCTTTAGACTTCAAAGATGGACGCCACTCTGTTGATCAAAGGTGAGGATTTCAAACTGATACCCAGCAGGACTAGTAAAGGTGGACCATACAGGGAGTCCTCGATTCCCTGTTAACATCCAAACACACTTCATGGACCTttaccgtgtgtgtgtctctgttggaCAGACATGATGGGAGCTAATTCTTCTGATTCCTCCACAGAGTGGACCAGGAGAGCTCAAGGTCCCAGTGGCAGTCTGCCCAGCAGCTCAAACCCCACTGTGCCTCCATCTTTATGGTCTTACATGGACACAACTACTTTTAATCTTTCTGTCCAACATGGATCTGATGTGTGCGTCCATGATTTCACTTTGATTTGGTCATTCATATATCTTCtgttccagctgctggaggacgACATCGTCACTTTTGTGAAGAACGAGCTGAAGAAGATCCAGAAGGTTCTGAGTccagattacccagaatgctTAGAGAGTCAGAGACAGGATGAGGAGGTGTTGGACGGTGAGGATGAGGAGCAGAGGAAGAGCAGCAGAGAGGTatttctgaagatcacactgcacttcctga
The nucleotide sequence above comes from Etheostoma spectabile isolate EspeVRDwgs_2016 chromosome 15, UIUC_Espe_1.0, whole genome shotgun sequence. Encoded proteins:
- the LOC116702289 gene encoding uncharacterized protein LOC116702289, coding for MSQCEDREEGVPPPKPPLWGDHDSQTKAQRIPQGPDCPGPGPSCVSMKSDLSMPLIISFKDGRQSADQRGNLEEPGPSCVSMKSDWSMDEPLDFKDGRHSVDQRVDQESSRSQWQSAQQLKPHCASIFMLLEDDIVTFVKNELKKIQKVLSPDYPECLESQRQDEEVLDGEDEEQRKSSREVFLKITLHFLRRMKQEELS